Proteins from one Anthonomus grandis grandis chromosome 8, icAntGran1.3, whole genome shotgun sequence genomic window:
- the LOC126739322 gene encoding uncharacterized protein LOC126739322 — translation MKNGKESKEKVQRSSSSTSEVVESIDLTLLPTASIEPHLLLTRPSGSSNSSYSLRDINSNNADKIATDLFEVALNDAIQRPTTSELLDQASSEDRRTYRLTTSQPNLRGPNDTDFQVMRTNAGGAAKIHAIQSSQSDNTTKRTTSKRSLNRIPPSYSTVLKLGPPITHFDSSTYPSIPFITRQPPPSYAEVHGWDDNPSIISAESYSLGPNPLYISCPRCRTVVVSDIHTERTHVSYILAIVMCLCLCWPCAVLPLCLKSCRNTYHFCPTCNYYLGVYRPC, via the exons atgaaaaatggtAAAGAAAGCAAAGAAAAAGTACAAAGGTCTAGCTCAAGTACTTCGGAAGTCGTTGAGAGTATCGATTTAACTTTACTTCCTACAGCATCAATTGAACCACATCTGTTGCTTACAAGACCTTCAGGATCAAGTAATTCGAGTTATAGTTTAAGAgatataaattctaataatgCAGATAAAATT GCCACAGATCTTTTTGAAGTAGCCTTAAATGATGCCATTCAAAGACCAACGACTTCCGAACTATTGGACCAAGCCTCATCAGAAGATCGAAGAACTTATCGCTTAACCACATCACAGCCCAACCTAAGAGGTCCCAATGACACTGATTTTCAAGTAATGAGAACCAATGCAG GCGGTGCTGCAAAAATCCATGCGATACAAAGCTCCCAAAGCGATAACACAACTAAAAGAACAACATCTAAGAGGAGCTTGAATAGAATACCACCCTCTTACTCCACGGTTTTAAAATTAGGACCTCCAATTACACACTTTGATTCTAGCACTTACCCATCGATACCATTTATTACCAGACAGCCTCCTCCTTCTTATGCGGAAGTACATGGGTGGGATGATAATCCCAGTATAATATCTG ctgaaTCCTATTCACTGGGACCCAACCCACTCTACATCTCATGTCCTCGATGTAGAACAGTAGTGGTATCAGATATCCACACGGAAAGAACCCACGTTTCATACATCTTAGCCATAGTGATGTGTCTTTGTTTATGCTGGCCTTGTGCTGTATTACCTTTATGCCTAAAGTCTTGTAGAAATACTTACCACTTTTGTCCAACCTGCAATTACTATTTAGGCGTTTATCGGCCttgctaa
- the LOC126739323 gene encoding uncharacterized protein LOC126739323 isoform X1, with amino-acid sequence MDASPLICQICGEKFKFNPECPCTLGEHLIQKHPNLAMTHFSGNDFCCCGSTSSSKKFPVCPKTGLRCSCPDVRAKSQDKFGKSKCIFKTSVETWRPGPLRVTCPHCSAIDRPCIRRQRNRVAYSPLGALCLLVCWPVCFLPFLMPESSQIQLFCKKCGAFLGEYDRKTGRMKCPPCPASDEYNLNDPPPIC; translated from the exons ATGGACGCGAGCCCTTTAATTTGCCAAATATGTGGTGAGAAATTTAAGTTCAACCCAGAATGCCCTTGCACCTTAGGTGAGCATCTGATTCAAAAACACCCCAACTTGGCAATGACCCATTTTTCAGGCAACGATTTTTGTTGCTGTGGCAGTACTTCTTCGTCTAAAAAATTTCCAGTGt GTCCTAAAACTGGCCTACGCTGTAGCTGTCCGGACGTTCGAGCAAAATCTCAAGATAAGTTTGGCAAgtctaaatgtatttttaaaacttcag TTGAAACATGGAGACCAGGACCCTTAAGAGTTACATGCCCTCACTGCTCCGCCATAGACAGACCGTGTATTCGAAGGCAGAGAAACAGA gTAGCATATTCCCCACTTGGTGCTCTTTGTCTTTTGGTGTGCTGGCCTGtatgttttttgccatttctgaTGCCTGAAAGTAGCCAGATTCAgttgttttgtaaaaaatgcggAGCATTTTTGG GTGAGTACGATAGAAAAACAGGACGAATGAAATGCCCTCCATGTCCAGCAAGTGATGAATATAACTTAAATGACCCACCTCCAATTTGCTAA
- the LOC126739323 gene encoding uncharacterized protein LOC126739323 isoform X3, which produces MDASPLICQICGEKFKFNPECPCTLGEHLIQKHPNLAMTHFSGNDFCCCGSTSSSKKFPVCPKTGLRCSCPDVRAKSQDKFGKSKCIFKTSVETWRPGPLRVTCPHCSAIDRPCIRRQRNRVAYSPLGALCLLVCWPVCFLPFLMPESSQIQLFCKKCGAFLDYFR; this is translated from the exons ATGGACGCGAGCCCTTTAATTTGCCAAATATGTGGTGAGAAATTTAAGTTCAACCCAGAATGCCCTTGCACCTTAGGTGAGCATCTGATTCAAAAACACCCCAACTTGGCAATGACCCATTTTTCAGGCAACGATTTTTGTTGCTGTGGCAGTACTTCTTCGTCTAAAAAATTTCCAGTGt GTCCTAAAACTGGCCTACGCTGTAGCTGTCCGGACGTTCGAGCAAAATCTCAAGATAAGTTTGGCAAgtctaaatgtatttttaaaacttcag TTGAAACATGGAGACCAGGACCCTTAAGAGTTACATGCCCTCACTGCTCCGCCATAGACAGACCGTGTATTCGAAGGCAGAGAAACAGA gTAGCATATTCCCCACTTGGTGCTCTTTGTCTTTTGGTGTGCTGGCCTGtatgttttttgccatttctgaTGCCTGAAAGTAGCCAGATTCAgttgttttgtaaaaaatgcggAGCATTTTTGG ATTATTTTAGGTGA